A genomic stretch from Fodinibius salinus includes:
- the rpmH gene encoding 50S ribosomal protein L34 has translation MKRTYQPSNKKRKKKHGFRKRKSSKNGKKVLKKRRKKGRHNLTVSNEKGPK, from the coding sequence ATGAAACGTACGTATCAACCTAGTAATAAAAAGCGCAAGAAGAAGCACGGTTTCCGTAAGCGGAAAAGTAGTAAAAATGGAAAAAAAGTGCTTAAGAAGCGTCGCAAAAAAGGACGTCATAACTTAACAGTCAGTAATGAGAAAGGGCCGAAGTAA
- the yidD gene encoding membrane protein insertion efficiency factor YidD, with protein MKYLFIGLIRLYQNIISPWMPSSCRYHPTCSQYSIEAFRKHGAFKGFWLTVKRISRCHPWSDGGHDPVPEQHSNPKI; from the coding sequence ATGAAATATTTATTTATCGGGCTTATCCGTTTGTATCAGAACATAATTTCTCCGTGGATGCCCAGCAGTTGCCGCTACCATCCCACCTGCAGTCAATACAGTATCGAGGCGTTTCGGAAACACGGTGCTTTTAAAGGTTTTTGGTTAACAGTAAAACGCATATCGCGATGTCATCCTTGGAGTGACGGTGGCCATGACCCCGTGCCCGAACAACACAGCAACCCGAAAATTTAA
- the rnpA gene encoding ribonuclease P protein component, whose product MRKGRSNASSSHDDYSLPRAKILRGRKNFSRLFQRDACVIRETRVDLRFQIVDNTSFGCQMGFIVKKSLGKATKRNRMRRLLKEAYRHHQHKLTGVLNELQVTLHGAFMAKSVGVSYEDVEQDVVMLIEHLCNKDPISGDSKS is encoded by the coding sequence ATGAGAAAGGGCCGAAGTAACGCTTCGAGCTCCCATGATGATTACAGCTTACCCAGAGCTAAAATCCTGCGGGGCCGAAAGAATTTTTCGCGTCTCTTTCAGCGGGATGCCTGTGTCATCCGAGAGACCCGTGTTGATTTACGGTTTCAAATTGTAGATAACACCTCTTTTGGATGTCAAATGGGCTTTATTGTTAAAAAAAGTCTGGGTAAGGCTACCAAACGCAACAGGATGAGGCGGCTTTTGAAAGAAGCCTATCGGCACCATCAGCACAAGCTTACTGGCGTTCTTAATGAGCTTCAGGTTACACTACATGGGGCTTTTATGGCAAAATCTGTTGGTGTATCCTATGAAGATGTAGAGCAAGATGTGGTGATGTTGATCGAGCATCTTTGTAATAAAGATCCCATCTCGGGAGATAGCAAATCATGA
- the secA gene encoding preprotein translocase subunit SecA produces the protein MFENLGDTVSNVLTSIFGSKSERDLKKIWPMVEEVNEHYEGLEELSDDELKQKTQDFRDKISSATEEVEEEINSIKQRLNGGEQLSVDERAQLAEELEELEEEQTDIIEDTLMEIMPEAFAVMKDTCRRFLGEKWMVGGSMNEWGMVPYDVQIAGAIAMHQGKIAEMKTGEGKTLAAIMPAYLNALSGRGVHIVTVNNYLAKRDAEWNEPLFNFHGLEVDCVDLYEPNSEQRRQAYRADITYGTNNEFGFDYLRDNMVSNSDQLVQRDHNFAIIDEIDSILIDEARTPLIISGPVPEDNRSEKYEELKPRVKSLVSAQKKLVASFVKEGQQLLDEGKEEEAGLALYRAQRGFPKNKKFRKMMQIPKNQKLVQETESFYLQDNARRLPEVDQALYYSVDMKKNSIEMTEKGQEFLLEEDEDEEFFVIPDLGTETTQIEEEIDALREEKIQEIKENDEFSEEYKEEKIAEAKQEVEQERERRFNELHRLFAERSDRLHTINQLLKAYTLFEREEEYIVQEGKVQIVDEHTGRVLSGRRYSDGLHQAIEAKENVTVEASTQTYATITLQNYFRMYNKLSGMTGTAATEEGEFNEIYDLDVVIIPTNEPVIRDDKEDLVFRTKREKYNAVIQKIDEYHEKGQPVLVGTTSVDVSETISRMLKKENIPHNVLNAKHHAKESDIVESAGQPGAITVATNMAGRGTDIKLAPGVKEKGGLAILGTARHESRRIDLQLRGRAGRQGDPGESQFYVSLEDDLMQLFGSDRVANVMDRLNFEEGEVITHSWITKSLERAQSKVEQNNFSIRKKQLEYDDVLNNQREVIYKRRKHALSGEQLRSDIYDMLEELVANVVNEHYPQGELEELKNTILRLLAVDIKLDRDEMGQMGPDVLIDHIIERAYEAYEQKEEMISEPLHEVIKNIEDSDADNKPDKVQVIFTDGIRRMRVVVDVESALENEGHEVARALERTAVLSTIDSKWMDHLRELDAVKEGIGLRAYGKKDPLLEYKREAFEMFKQLLDEINQEAISLIWKAIPEMQADQKKMQQAPEERAKVDMNRAETKHSDATNMGFKSGAKQQQNGSDGSEQQRSDQKPQPVTVEEEPGRNDYVKIQEMSSGDVIDIKWKKAKRMIEEDGWVLIEK, from the coding sequence ATGTTCGAGAATTTAGGCGATACAGTAAGCAACGTTTTAACAAGTATCTTCGGATCCAAGAGCGAGCGTGACCTTAAGAAAATCTGGCCCATGGTTGAAGAGGTTAACGAACACTACGAAGGGCTGGAAGAACTTTCTGATGACGAGCTCAAACAAAAGACTCAAGACTTTCGGGATAAAATCAGCAGTGCTACCGAAGAAGTCGAAGAAGAAATTAACAGTATTAAGCAACGGCTTAACGGCGGTGAACAACTCTCGGTAGATGAACGTGCACAACTGGCCGAAGAGCTGGAAGAACTGGAAGAAGAACAGACCGATATTATTGAAGATACGCTGATGGAAATTATGCCGGAAGCTTTTGCCGTCATGAAAGACACCTGCCGGCGCTTTCTGGGTGAAAAATGGATGGTCGGCGGCAGCATGAATGAATGGGGGATGGTACCCTATGACGTGCAAATAGCCGGTGCTATTGCCATGCACCAAGGCAAAATTGCAGAGATGAAAACCGGTGAAGGTAAGACGCTAGCTGCTATTATGCCGGCCTATCTCAATGCACTCAGCGGACGCGGTGTTCATATTGTAACTGTTAATAATTATCTAGCCAAGCGAGATGCTGAATGGAATGAACCGCTGTTTAATTTTCATGGTCTCGAAGTGGATTGTGTAGATCTTTATGAACCTAACTCTGAGCAGCGTCGCCAAGCCTATCGTGCCGACATTACCTATGGCACCAATAATGAATTTGGGTTCGACTATCTGCGTGACAATATGGTCAGTAACTCTGATCAGTTGGTACAGCGCGATCACAATTTTGCCATCATTGACGAGATTGACTCGATCTTAATTGATGAGGCCCGAACACCGCTCATCATTTCCGGACCCGTTCCCGAAGATAACAGATCTGAAAAATATGAAGAGCTTAAACCACGCGTAAAATCACTGGTTAGTGCACAGAAAAAACTAGTTGCATCATTCGTTAAAGAAGGACAACAGCTACTCGATGAGGGTAAAGAAGAAGAGGCTGGGTTAGCACTGTATCGAGCACAGCGGGGCTTCCCAAAGAACAAAAAGTTTCGCAAGATGATGCAGATCCCTAAGAACCAAAAGCTGGTACAAGAAACTGAATCATTTTACTTGCAAGATAACGCACGTCGCCTCCCTGAAGTTGACCAAGCCCTTTACTATTCGGTCGATATGAAGAAAAATAGTATCGAGATGACTGAAAAGGGACAGGAGTTCTTGCTGGAAGAGGACGAGGATGAAGAGTTTTTCGTCATTCCCGATCTGGGCACCGAAACCACCCAAATTGAGGAAGAAATTGATGCTCTTCGGGAAGAAAAGATTCAGGAGATAAAAGAAAACGATGAGTTCAGTGAAGAATACAAGGAAGAAAAAATTGCTGAAGCTAAGCAAGAAGTTGAACAAGAACGAGAACGACGCTTTAATGAGCTGCATCGCCTGTTTGCCGAACGAAGCGATCGCCTCCATACGATCAACCAGCTATTAAAAGCTTACACGCTCTTTGAACGCGAAGAGGAATACATTGTACAAGAAGGTAAGGTTCAAATTGTGGATGAGCATACTGGTCGCGTACTTTCGGGCCGGCGCTACTCCGACGGACTCCACCAGGCTATTGAGGCCAAGGAAAATGTAACGGTTGAAGCTTCTACTCAGACTTATGCTACAATTACGCTGCAAAACTACTTCCGGATGTATAATAAGCTCTCCGGGATGACAGGTACCGCGGCTACTGAAGAAGGGGAGTTCAATGAAATATATGACCTTGATGTAGTAATCATCCCCACGAATGAACCGGTAATCCGTGATGACAAAGAAGATCTGGTATTCCGTACCAAGCGCGAAAAGTACAATGCTGTAATACAAAAAATTGACGAATATCACGAAAAGGGACAGCCAGTGCTTGTTGGTACTACCAGCGTAGATGTATCTGAAACCATCAGCCGCATGCTGAAAAAAGAAAATATACCGCACAATGTTCTCAACGCTAAACATCACGCCAAAGAAAGTGACATTGTAGAAAGTGCCGGTCAGCCGGGTGCCATTACCGTAGCCACCAACATGGCTGGTCGTGGTACGGATATTAAATTAGCTCCGGGTGTTAAAGAAAAAGGAGGATTAGCTATCTTGGGAACAGCACGTCACGAGTCTCGGCGTATTGACCTACAGCTCCGTGGACGTGCCGGACGGCAGGGAGATCCGGGTGAATCTCAATTCTATGTTTCGCTCGAAGACGATCTCATGCAGCTATTCGGCTCAGATCGCGTTGCCAACGTCATGGATCGGCTGAATTTTGAAGAAGGCGAAGTAATTACACACTCATGGATTACCAAATCACTAGAGCGCGCCCAAAGCAAGGTTGAACAAAACAACTTCAGCATCCGTAAGAAACAGCTTGAATACGATGACGTGCTCAACAACCAGCGTGAGGTCATCTACAAGCGCCGAAAACACGCCCTTTCCGGTGAACAGCTGCGCAGCGACATCTATGATATGCTCGAAGAGTTGGTGGCAAATGTAGTTAACGAACACTATCCACAGGGAGAACTTGAAGAACTGAAAAATACGATTCTTCGTCTTCTAGCCGTGGATATTAAACTGGATCGTGATGAGATGGGCCAAATGGGTCCTGATGTGCTTATTGATCATATCATTGAGCGGGCCTACGAGGCTTATGAACAAAAAGAAGAAATGATTTCGGAACCACTGCACGAAGTCATTAAAAATATTGAGGATTCCGATGCCGACAATAAGCCCGATAAGGTACAAGTTATCTTTACAGACGGCATACGCCGCATGCGTGTAGTCGTTGACGTAGAAAGTGCTCTTGAAAATGAGGGACATGAAGTAGCCCGCGCATTGGAACGCACTGCTGTACTTTCCACTATTGATAGTAAATGGATGGATCACCTGCGGGAGCTTGACGCCGTAAAAGAAGGTATTGGACTGCGGGCATATGGAAAAAAAGATCCATTGCTGGAATACAAACGCGAAGCATTTGAAATGTTTAAGCAGCTGCTCGATGAAATTAACCAAGAGGCTATATCACTGATTTGGAAGGCTATTCCCGAGATGCAGGCCGACCAGAAGAAGATGCAGCAAGCACCCGAAGAACGAGCCAAAGTTGACATGAATCGTGCCGAAACCAAACACTCTGATGCTACCAACATGGGCTTTAAGTCCGGTGCGAAACAACAGCAAAATGGTTCCGATGGTTCAGAACAGCAGCGCAGTGACCAAAAACCACAACCTGTTACTGTAGAAGAAGAGCCCGGGCGCAACGACTACGTCAAAATACAGGAAATGAGCAGTGGTGACGTTATCGATATTAAATGGAAAAAAGCCAAGCGCATGATTGAGGAGGACGGCTGGGTGCTTATTGAAAAATAG
- the ppgK gene encoding polyphosphate--glucose phosphotransferase encodes MEVLGIDIDSSGIKGGIVDTQEGEIISDRQQTPPLEDTTPHKVLAQIHQLVKNNFDWEGPVGCSLPAPVRNGIVLSAQRIDNSWVDANAEQLFSDITDNPVVVVNNTDAMGLAEMYFGAGQNQRGLTIVLTVGSYIGSSLFLDNKLIPNTELGYMEIDNKTAETHASNKSRKEEGLRKKSWAKRIENVLKHFETIFHPNLFILGGELGQKTEKVFPFIKITTSFKAADFQEDAAIVGAAMVAADHKDKVFFR; translated from the coding sequence ATGGAAGTTCTGGGAATAGATATCGACAGTTCAGGTATTAAAGGAGGTATTGTTGATACCCAAGAGGGCGAAATTATTTCTGATCGTCAACAGACCCCGCCGCTAGAAGACACCACTCCCCACAAGGTACTGGCACAAATTCATCAACTTGTAAAAAATAATTTTGATTGGGAGGGCCCCGTAGGATGTTCCCTGCCGGCTCCGGTTCGTAACGGTATAGTATTATCAGCACAGCGTATTGACAATTCGTGGGTGGATGCCAATGCCGAGCAACTCTTTTCTGATATCACAGATAATCCGGTGGTTGTTGTCAATAACACAGACGCCATGGGATTAGCCGAGATGTATTTTGGAGCAGGCCAAAACCAACGGGGGCTCACAATAGTATTGACCGTGGGTTCTTATATTGGCTCATCCCTGTTTCTGGATAACAAGCTTATCCCCAATACCGAACTGGGATATATGGAAATAGACAACAAAACAGCAGAGACTCATGCATCCAATAAGTCTCGGAAAGAAGAAGGACTACGCAAAAAAAGCTGGGCAAAACGAATAGAAAATGTCCTTAAACATTTTGAAACCATTTTCCATCCTAATCTTTTTATCCTTGGAGGAGAACTGGGCCAAAAGACTGAAAAAGTCTTTCCTTTTATAAAAATCACCACCTCGTTTAAAGCCGCTGACTTTCAAGAAGATGCCGCCATTGTTGGTGCTGCAATGGTTGCTGCCGACCACAAAGACAAAGTATTTTTCCGCTAA
- the mtgA gene encoding monofunctional biosynthetic peptidoglycan transglycosylase, translated as MSNLDKLNRISGLPPEETIFLSKSSVMYYAAAFLGGICTSIATYLLIAIILFRWVAPPTTSFMLQRQFEAQQNNQSLEQQYDWQNWEAIAPEIKMAAITSEDQRFAKHWGIDFNSIQKAINEYERGEDLRGASTITQQVAKNLFLWPSQSYLRKGIEANIALFIELLWSKKRILEVYLNIVEFGDGIYGVQAAAERYFNTTAADLSAWQSAMMVTALPAPKRYNLANPSQYMLERRSWILRYMHLLGTQQYLDKLK; from the coding sequence ATGAGTAACCTCGACAAACTCAATCGTATTTCCGGACTGCCACCCGAAGAAACTATATTTCTTTCAAAATCATCGGTGATGTATTATGCAGCAGCTTTTTTAGGCGGTATTTGTACTTCCATTGCAACTTATTTACTTATAGCAATCATCCTGTTTAGATGGGTAGCTCCACCCACAACTTCTTTCATGCTACAGCGGCAGTTCGAAGCCCAGCAAAATAATCAATCTCTCGAACAGCAATATGATTGGCAAAACTGGGAAGCAATTGCTCCAGAAATTAAAATGGCAGCTATTACATCCGAAGATCAGCGGTTTGCCAAACACTGGGGCATTGATTTTAATTCTATCCAAAAAGCAATTAATGAATATGAGCGGGGAGAAGATCTGCGCGGCGCCAGCACCATTACGCAGCAGGTCGCTAAAAATTTATTCCTTTGGCCAAGCCAGTCCTATCTAAGAAAAGGCATTGAGGCTAATATTGCCCTATTTATTGAGTTACTTTGGTCCAAAAAGCGTATCCTCGAAGTATATTTGAATATTGTGGAGTTTGGGGACGGTATTTATGGCGTACAGGCCGCGGCCGAACGGTACTTCAATACAACAGCCGCAGACTTGTCGGCTTGGCAAAGTGCAATGATGGTAACGGCCCTGCCGGCCCCAAAGCGTTATAACCTGGCTAACCCTTCTCAATATATGCTGGAACGCCGCAGCTGGATTTTACGCTACATGCACCTGTTAGGTACACAACAATATTTGGATAAGCTAAAATGA